The Bacteroidota bacterium genome segment CATGTTGGGTCAAAACGGATTCGGGGTGAAACTGCAAACCTTTTACATCATATTGTTTATGGCTTATGGCCATGATTTGTCCTTCATCGTCAACTGCCGTGATTTCAAAGCAGGAGGGAAGGCCCTTGTTGCTGATAATCCAGGAATGGTAGCGTCCGGCTTTGATGCAAGCGGGGATATCTTTGAATAAAGTATCCTGTAGCTTGAGAATTTTCACATCGGTAGCAACGCCGTGGTACACATCGGGCAAGTTGATCAGTTCTGCGCCAAATGCCTGTCCGATGGCCTGATGGCCAAGGCAAACGCCCAGGATGCTTTTGGTTTGTGCATACCGTTTGATCAGATCCAGCATGATGCCTGCATCAGCGGGAACTCCGGGA includes the following:
- a CDS encoding aminodeoxychorismate/anthranilate synthase component II, with amino-acid sequence MKILVLDNYDSFTYNLVHALRKLTKDTVDVFRNDEISLDKIDEYDKIVLSPGPGVPADAGIMLDLIKRYAQTKSILGVCLGHQAIGQAFGAELINLPDVYHGVATDVKILKLQDTLFKDIPACIKAGRYHSWIISNKGLPSCFEITAVDDEGQIMAISHKQYDVKGLQFHPESVLTQHGEKIIENWLNS